A window from Canis lupus familiaris isolate Mischka breed German Shepherd chromosome 18, alternate assembly UU_Cfam_GSD_1.0, whole genome shotgun sequence encodes these proteins:
- the MRGPRD gene encoding mas-related G-protein coupled receptor member D isoform X1, which translates to MSQTLNGSQILKPTPYSPMLDAPYSPTREVLHGIVVGREYHPTLDSSDSPKAQVVLSILAMFTCVCGIMGNSLVIWLLTCRMQRTPFCTYILHLAVADLLFLLCTAITICLEDSLLAYEVMQRMKYFAYTVSLGLLTAISTQRCLSVLFPIWYKCHQPQHLSAVVCAVLWAVFLLMNMLASFFCSKFWHFKNEQCFIVDSTFSTLIMGVFTPVMTASSVTLFVLVRRSSRQWQRQRQPTRLYVVTLASVLVFLICALPLGISWFLFYWLLLPLELKSLFHHMATFSSAVSSSANPIIYFVVGSRGRRGLQEPLGTVLQRALREEPELEERETLSTGTGTGTGTGTEEGA; encoded by the coding sequence ATGAGCCAGACTCTGAACGGCAGCCAGATCCTGAAGCCCACCCCATATAGCCCCATGCTGGATGCCCCATACAGCCCCACGAGGGAAGTCCTACATGGCATTGTGGTGGGCAGAGAATACCACCCCACTTTGGACTCCTCAGACAGCCCCAAGGCTCAAGTGGTGCTGAGCATCCTGGCCATGTTCACCTGCGTGTGTGGCATTATGGGGAACAGCCTGGTGATCTGGCTGCTGACCTGCCGGATGCAGAGGACCCCCTTCTGCACGTACATCCTCCACCTGGCCGTGGCtgacctcctcttcctcctctgcacGGCCATCACCATCTGTCTAGAAGACAGCCTGCTGGCCTATGAGGTGATGCAGAGAATGAAGTACTTTGCCTACACAGTGAGCCTGGGTCTGCTGACGGCCATCAGCACGCAGCGCTGCCTGTCTGTCCTCTTCCCCATCTGGTACAAGTGTCACCAGCCCCAGCACCTGTCAGCCGTGGTGTGTGCCGTGCTCTGGGCCGTGTTCCTGCTGATGAACATGCTGGCCTCGTTCTTCTGCAGCAAGTTCTGGCATTTCAAGAATGAGCAGTGCTTCATAGTGGACTCCACCTTCAGCACCCTCATTATGGGGGTCTTCACCCCAGTGATGACCGCATCCAGCGTGACCCTCTTCGTGCTGGTGCGGAGGAGCTCACGGCAGTGGCAGCGGCAGCGCCAGCCCACGCGACTGTACGTGGTCACCCTGGCCTCCGTCCTGGTGTTCCTCATCTGCGCCCTGCCCCTCGGCATCAGCTGGTTCCTCTTCTACTGGCTGCTCCTGCCCCTGGAGCTGAAGTCTCTGTTCCATCACATGGCGACCTTCTCCTCAGCCGTGAGCAGCAGTGCCAACCCCATCATCTACTTCGTGGTGGGCAgccggggccgccggggcctGCAGGAGCCCCTGGGGACCGTGCTGCAAAGGGCGCTGAGGGAGGAGCCggagctggaggagagggagacgcTCTCCACGGGCACTggcaccggcaccggcaccggcaccgAGGAGGGGGCCTGA
- the MRGPRF gene encoding mas-related G-protein coupled receptor member F → MVGNCSWEAHPGARGKMCPGGSEAPELYSRGFLTIEQIALLPPPAVMNYIFLLLCLCGLVGNGLVLWFFGFSIKRTPFSVYFLHLAGADVGYLFSKAVFSILNTGGFLGTFADYIRAVSRVLGLCTFVAGVSLLPAISSERCLSVLFPVWYWRRRPKRLSAVVCTLLWTLSLLVTSIHNYLCVFLGRQGSGAACRHVDIFLGILLFLVFCPLMVLPCLLLILRVECRARRRQRSAKLNHVILAMVSVFLVSSIYLGIDWFLFWVFQIPAPFPEYVTDLCICINSSAKPVIYFLAGRDKSQRLWEPLRVVFQRALRDGAELGEAGGGTPNTVTMEMQCPSGNAS, encoded by the exons ATGGTGGGGAACTGTTCCTGGGAGGCCCATCCTGGAGCCAGGGGCAAG ATGTGTCCCGGCGGGAGTGAGGCCCCGGAGCTCTACAGCCGCGGCTTCCTGACCATCGAGCAGATCGCCTTGCTGCCACCGCCGGCCGTCATGAACTACATCTTCCTGCTCCTTTGTCTCTGCGGCCTGGTGGGCAACGGGCTGGTCCTCTGGTTTTTCGGCTTCTCCATCAAGAGGACCCCCTTCTCCGTCTACTTCCTGCACCTGGCCGGCGCCGACGTCGGCTACCTCTTCAGCAAGGCCGTGTTCTCCATCCTGAACACGGGGGGCTTCCTGGGCACGTTCGCCGACTACATCCGCGCCGTGTCCCGGGTCCTGGGGCTCTGCACCTTTGTCGCCGGTGTAAGCCTCCTGCCGGCCATCAGCTCGGAGCGCTGCCTGTCCGTCCTCTTCCCGGTCTGGTACTGGCGCCGGCGGCCCAAGCGCCTGTCGGCCGTGGTGTGCACCCTGCTCTGGACCCTGTCGCTCCTGGTCACCAGCATCCACAACTACTTGTGCGTGTTCCTGGGCCGGCAGGGCTCGGGCGCGGCCTGCAGGCACGTGGACATCTTTCTGGGAATCCTGCTTTTCCTGGTCTTCTGCCCACTGATGGTgctgccctgcctgctgctcATCCTGCGCGTCGAGTGCCGGGCCCGGCGGCGCCAGCGCTCCGCGAAGCTCAACCACGTCATCCTGGCCATGGTCTCGGTTTTCCTCGTGTCCTCCATCTACTTGGGGATCGACTGGTTCCTCTTTTGGGTCTTCCAGATCCCGGCCCCCTTCCCCGAGTATGTCACCGACCTATGCATCTGCATCAACAGCAGTGCCAAGCCGGTCATCTACTTCCTGGCCGGGAGGGACAAGTCTCAGCGGCTGTGGGAGCCGCTCAGGGTGGTCTTCCAGCGGGCCCTGCGGGACGGCGCCGagctgggggaggcggggggtggCACCCCCAACACGGTCACCATGGAGATGCAGTGCCCCTCCGGGAACGCCTCCTGA